In Oscillatoria acuminata PCC 6304, a single window of DNA contains:
- a CDS encoding PAS domain S-box protein, with product MVRPIPRSPVFSYSAAVFTVVIALLLTVTFKPILASTLFLFFFLAVTGMTWYGGIGPGLVTTILSVLALDYFFLVPTHSLTVLSGTNLLRMGLFVLVTLAIAKLNTKLQQTKRQLEISLSQLKQSEERYRRIVETASEGIWILDEAGRTRYVNQRMAQMLGCSPESMLDRPFFEWFDQGSRPEGYQTLTQPYPGYPEQWDGRFRRSDQSLLWAIVSMNSIFDDQGQFQGTHLMLTDVSDRQQTQERLQLSLEAGRMGFWDWNLSTNEIVRSDNLAEIYGVSPGQLEQTFESSLNLIHPEDRERVQEAIAQAVAENTPYSLEFRIQPSPENIRWILGKGRVFKDAQGTAVRMIGIAMDISDRKQTEEVLGQTQQRFETFMNYSPVAAYFKDEAGRYIYVNPIVERLWQRSQEKWVGQTDADLFPEAVAQELQAHDATVLETDQALEFLETVEHLDGKHYWISWKFPMHEPSGRRLLAGISLDITDRKRTQEERDLLLANLESQQELLSAVLQQMPAGAIVAEAPSGQLVLMNQQVREILGISLTPLITIPSYLHTSYQIFHPDGQPYHPDALPLARSISQGEVVVEEELQIQRADGTRVTVLANSGPIRNAEGEIVAAVVTFYDITAQKRAQAEIKRYADVVKNIQVGLSVWQLTPGEEPPSFELISANPAASQLAGRDLDRAVGMRIETLFPHLVKTSRIAELIEVLNSSSAREFPEVIYNDDAGEERCCSMKAFSLPNRCLGLAYEDITDRKQAQFALLESEQRFRTMADAAPVYIWLSGIDQLCYYFNKPWLEFTGRTLEEEIGNGWTEGVHPDDFKFCLDTYQKSFDLRQPFEMEYRLRRYDGEYRWVLDRAVPRFSPDGRFEGYVGSCIDISDRKLYEGEIKRLNASLERRVTDRTAQLEAANQELESFAYSVSHDLRAPLRHISGFVNLLRKRIEPSLDENSQRYLDIIVASTHQAEELIDNLLAFSRMARAQMRFIKVDMNQLVNEVRQTLEIHRGDRKILWKIASLPPVKGEPTMLRLVFQNLLDNAIKYSQRRETAEITVGFNESDLEFIFFVRDNGIGFDMRYAHKLFGVFQRLHSNPDYVGTGIGLANVRRIIHRHGGRTWAEGEVDLGATFYFSLPKQPEGDQVDASPNVLGST from the coding sequence ATGGTGCGACCCATCCCTCGATCGCCGGTTTTCTCCTATAGCGCGGCTGTCTTCACTGTCGTCATTGCCTTACTCCTGACCGTCACCTTCAAACCCATCCTGGCTTCAACCCTGTTTCTGTTCTTTTTTCTAGCCGTAACGGGGATGACTTGGTATGGGGGAATTGGTCCAGGACTAGTGACAACGATACTCTCTGTGTTAGCCCTCGACTATTTTTTCCTGGTTCCCACCCACTCCTTAACGGTACTCAGTGGAACCAACCTGTTGCGAATGGGGTTGTTTGTCTTAGTTACCTTGGCGATCGCCAAGCTGAACACTAAACTCCAGCAGACCAAACGGCAGTTAGAAATTAGCTTGAGTCAGCTAAAGCAGAGTGAGGAACGCTATCGGCGGATTGTCGAAACCGCGTCAGAAGGCATCTGGATTTTGGATGAGGCAGGGCGAACCCGCTATGTGAATCAGCGAATGGCGCAAATGTTGGGCTGTTCTCCAGAGTCCATGCTCGATCGCCCGTTTTTTGAGTGGTTTGACCAAGGCAGTCGCCCCGAGGGATACCAGACCCTGACCCAACCCTATCCCGGATACCCTGAACAATGGGATGGGCGATTTCGCCGTAGTGATCAGTCCCTGCTTTGGGCGATCGTCTCTATGAATTCCATTTTTGATGACCAGGGTCAGTTTCAAGGGACCCATCTGATGCTCACCGATGTTAGCGATCGTCAACAAACCCAGGAACGTCTACAACTTTCTTTAGAAGCAGGACGCATGGGATTTTGGGATTGGAATCTGAGCACCAACGAGATTGTGCGATCGGACAATCTGGCGGAAATTTACGGGGTGAGTCCGGGTCAATTAGAGCAGACATTTGAGAGTTCTTTAAACCTGATTCATCCCGAGGACCGGGAACGAGTCCAGGAGGCGATCGCCCAGGCGGTGGCAGAAAATACCCCCTACAGCTTAGAATTTCGGATTCAGCCCTCCCCGGAAAATATTCGCTGGATCTTAGGCAAAGGACGAGTCTTTAAAGATGCTCAGGGCACAGCAGTCCGGATGATCGGAATTGCGATGGACATCAGCGATCGCAAGCAAACCGAAGAGGTGCTAGGGCAGACTCAACAGCGATTCGAGACCTTTATGAACTATAGTCCCGTTGCCGCTTACTTTAAAGACGAAGCCGGACGCTATATTTATGTCAATCCCATAGTAGAACGGTTGTGGCAGCGCTCCCAGGAGAAATGGGTGGGTCAAACCGACGCGGACCTCTTTCCCGAGGCAGTCGCCCAGGAACTGCAAGCTCATGATGCCACCGTATTAGAAACCGACCAGGCCCTGGAATTTTTAGAAACAGTCGAACACCTCGACGGGAAGCATTATTGGATCTCCTGGAAATTTCCCATGCACGAACCCTCCGGAAGACGATTGCTGGCCGGAATTTCCCTAGATATCACCGATCGCAAGCGCACTCAAGAAGAACGGGATCTGCTGCTGGCGAACCTCGAATCCCAACAAGAACTCCTGAGTGCCGTGTTGCAGCAAATGCCTGCCGGGGCGATCGTCGCTGAGGCCCCCTCCGGGCAGTTAGTCTTAATGAATCAGCAAGTTAGAGAAATTTTAGGCATTTCCCTGACTCCCCTCATCACCATCCCGAGTTATCTCCATACTTCCTATCAAATTTTTCACCCCGACGGTCAACCTTATCACCCAGACGCTTTACCCTTAGCGCGATCCATCTCCCAGGGAGAAGTTGTGGTTGAAGAAGAACTGCAAATCCAACGCGCCGATGGGACCCGGGTCACCGTCCTCGCCAACTCCGGCCCCATTCGCAACGCCGAGGGCGAAATTGTCGCCGCAGTGGTGACCTTTTATGACATCACTGCACAAAAACGCGCCCAAGCTGAAATCAAACGCTATGCCGATGTAGTCAAAAATATTCAAGTCGGCTTAAGTGTCTGGCAACTCACCCCAGGAGAGGAACCCCCTTCCTTTGAGCTAATAAGTGCTAATCCTGCGGCAAGTCAACTGGCGGGAAGAGATTTAGACCGGGCCGTAGGAATGCGGATTGAGACTTTATTTCCCCATCTGGTCAAAACCTCACGAATTGCCGAATTGATAGAGGTTTTGAATAGCTCATCGGCACGGGAGTTTCCCGAAGTTATCTATAACGACGATGCCGGAGAAGAGCGCTGTTGTTCCATGAAAGCCTTTTCCCTACCTAATCGCTGTCTTGGGTTAGCCTATGAAGATATCACCGATCGCAAACAAGCACAATTTGCTTTACTCGAAAGCGAGCAACGGTTTCGGACAATGGCCGATGCTGCGCCGGTTTATATTTGGTTATCGGGAATTGATCAGCTTTGTTATTACTTTAATAAACCCTGGTTGGAGTTTACCGGCAGGACTTTAGAAGAAGAAATTGGCAATGGCTGGACTGAAGGAGTGCATCCAGATGACTTCAAATTTTGCCTTGATACTTATCAAAAATCCTTTGATTTGCGCCAACCCTTTGAGATGGAATATCGCCTGCGCCGTTATGATGGGGAATACCGTTGGGTGTTAGACCGCGCCGTGCCTCGGTTTTCCCCCGATGGCCGATTTGAGGGGTATGTGGGGTCTTGTATTGATATTAGCGATCGCAAACTTTACGAGGGTGAAATTAAGCGTCTCAATGCCAGTCTCGAACGCCGGGTAACCGACCGAACGGCCCAACTGGAAGCTGCCAATCAGGAACTCGAATCCTTTGCTTATTCGGTCTCCCATGATTTGCGTGCCCCCCTACGACATATTAGCGGATTTGTGAATTTGCTCCGCAAACGGATCGAACCCTCTCTGGATGAGAATAGTCAGCGCTATCTTGATATTATTGTTGCTAGTACCCACCAAGCGGAAGAGTTGATTGATAATTTGTTAGCTTTTTCTCGCATGGCCCGCGCTCAGATGCGCTTCATCAAAGTCGATATGAATCAACTGGTGAACGAGGTGCGGCAGACTTTGGAGATCCACAGAGGCGATCGGAAAATCCTCTGGAAGATTGCCTCCTTACCCCCGGTGAAAGGGGAACCCACCATGTTAAGATTAGTCTTTCAAAATCTTCTGGATAATGCGATTAAGTACAGCCAACGACGGGAAACGGCTGAAATCACGGTAGGGTTCAATGAAAGTGACCTCGAATTTATCTTTTTTGTGCGAGATAATGGCATTGGATTTGATATGCGCTACGCTCACAAACTCTTTGGAGTTTTTCAACGCTTGCATAGCAATCCCGATTATGTGGGAACTGGCATCGGACTGGCCAATGTTCGCCGCATTATCCATCGTCACGGAGGTCGCACTTGGGCAGAAGGTGAGGTCGATTTAGGAGCTACATTTTATTTTTCTCTACCTAAACAACCGGAAGGGGATCAAGTGGACGCGAGTCCGAATGTCCTCGGGTCAACCTAA
- a CDS encoding response regulator → MDIKRILLVEDNANDIELILTGLAENNLANEVIVVRDGEEALDYLFRRGIFRLRREGHPILVMLDLKLPKIDGLEVLAQMKSKTDLRQIPVVILTASREESDLISSYNLGVNGYVIKPLDFHEFVDAIKSLGLFWAVVNQPPPGSLPAVARE, encoded by the coding sequence ATGGACATCAAACGCATTCTACTGGTAGAAGATAATGCCAATGATATAGAGCTAATTTTGACGGGACTGGCGGAGAATAACCTAGCCAATGAAGTCATCGTCGTGCGCGATGGGGAAGAAGCGCTAGATTATCTGTTTCGTCGGGGTATCTTTAGATTGAGGCGAGAAGGACATCCCATCCTGGTGATGCTTGACCTCAAACTACCCAAAATCGATGGCCTGGAAGTGCTGGCACAAATGAAGTCTAAGACGGATTTGCGGCAGATTCCCGTGGTGATTTTGACCGCTTCTCGGGAAGAATCGGACCTGATTAGCAGCTACAATTTAGGGGTGAATGGCTATGTCATCAAGCCCTTAGATTTCCATGAGTTTGTGGATGCCATCAAAAGCCTAGGACTATTCTGGGCCGTAGTCAATCAACCGCCTCCAGGCTCTTTGCCTGCTGTAGCGCGAGAATGA